One Osmerus mordax isolate fOsmMor3 chromosome 26, fOsmMor3.pri, whole genome shotgun sequence DNA segment encodes these proteins:
- the sft2d2a gene encoding SFT2 domain containing 2a: MDKLKSVLSGEEARNEDRNILQAANEASTLGWGTRIKGFIGCFVIGVVCTILGVCTLFIPKIGIIIFIVFYTFGNLCSLCSTMFLMGPVKQLKRMCDKTRALATTIMLTCLVLTLCAAFWWKNFGLALLFCILQVLAFAWYGLSYIPFVRDAILKLFTMCVK, encoded by the exons ATGGACAAACTAAAGTCAGTTTTGAGCGGTGAAGAGGCGCGGAATGAAGACCGCAATATTTTACAG GCAGCGAACGAAGCTTCCACTTTAGGCTGGGGTACACGCATAAAAGGATTCATCGGCTGTTTCGTGATTGGCGTTGTTTGCACTATATTG GGAGTATGTACGCTGTTCATTCCAAAGATTGGAATCATTATATTCATCGTGTTTTACACCTTTGGAAATCTCTGCTCCCTATGCAG CACCATGTTTCTGATGGGCCCAGTGAAACAGCTGAAGAGGATGTGTGACAAAACGAGAGCTCTGGCTACCACCATCATGCTG ACCTGTCTTGTGTTGACCCTGTGTGCTGCATTCTGG tgGAAGAACTTTGGTCTTGCTCTGTTGTTCTGCATCTTGCAAGTCTTAGCATTTGCCTG GTATGGCTTGTCGTACATTCCATTTGTAAG GGATGCAATACTGAAGCTTTTTACCATGTGTGTGAAGTGA
- the lnp1 gene encoding leukemia NUP98 fusion partner 1, whose amino-acid sequence MALRLLPSLIGDDEDDDGNFTNWMSSYWGHGSQSARSKERKRSFRRPARAKADRRASLPCMSQLDAMQLNRLQAASITPNPQLEKEVKVHPRARRVSSDDINRQKSVLPENRITTIPELTESFERRLHFHNKKVTSFSEADNVCLICHGDMRKDGGGAVQELYCAHRFHKEAARRGETARPRSSSATAESERRRSTDERRKSGEGPFCDGCILWQSDCVAHLLLNILRGSAIVAHHICMERWLWRRQTCPSCRSYVLMPEPFSWSCVHIYMP is encoded by the exons ATGGCCCTCAGGCTTCTCCCTTCCCTCATCGGGGACGACGAGGACGACGATGGCAACTTTACCAACTGGATGAGCAGCTACTGGGGTCACGGGTCACAGAGCGCACGATCCAAAGAGAGAAAGCGCAGCTTCAGGAGACCGGCCAGGGCAAAGGCAGACCGCCgagcctccctcccctgcatG TCCCAGCTGGATGCCATGCAACTGAATCGTCTTCAGGCGGCCAGCATAACGCCTAACCCTCAACTGGAGAAGGAGGTCAAGGTCCACCCCCGCGCACGCCGAGTGTCCTCAGATGACATCAACCGCCAGAAGTCCGTCTTGCCGGAGAACCGTATCACCACCATCCCCGAGCTCACCGAGTCGTTTGAGAGGAGACTGCATTTCCACAACAAGAAGGTCACGTCTTTC AGTGAAGCAGACAATGTGTGTCTTATCTGCCATGGGGAcatgaggaaggatggaggaggagcggtCCAAGAGCTGTACTGTGCTCACCGTTTCCACAAAGAG gcggcgaggagaggagagacggcgCGACCCCGGAGCAGCAGCGCCACGGccgagagcgagaggaggaggtcCACAGACGAGCGGCGGAAGTCAGGGGAGGGGCCGTTCTGCGACGG ATGCATCCTGTGGCAGTCCGACTGCGTGGCTCACCTCTTGTTGAATATTCTCAGGGGGTCGGCCATAGTGGCGCATCACATA tgtatgGAGCGGTGGCTGTGGAGGAGACAGACGTGCCCGTCCTGCCGCTCCTACGTGCTCATGCCCGAGCCCTTCTCCTGGTCCTGCGTTCACATCTACATGCCCTGA
- the tmem45a gene encoding transmembrane protein 45A, which yields MGSFKGHALPGVFFLIVGLWWAGKYSLWNTTRRNKSLGSTRLANRATQRRLELMEGSVVLFFSVVGMLAEQFAAQGPRLHLYDYTEKHWECLMNWQHATMYLFFGLAAAMSLVVHGTGAAPVALDRMMLALAFFTEGFLFLYHLHGRSMLDVHVHQLLLYAIFGSALTAFLEVFHRGNILLELLRCSLTLLQGSWFWQIGFVLYPPNGPEWDLKDHSNMMFITMCYCWHLAFALLTVGVVYCTVSCVVGSRLKRTPPMEMGLLKPKERDPESEEEIL from the exons ATGGGCAGCTTCAAGGGTCACGCGTTGCCGGGGGTGTTCTTCCTGATCGTCGGGCTGTGGTGGGCAGGGAAGTACTCCCTCTGGAACACCACCCGCAGGAACAAGAGCCTGGGTTCCACCCGCCTGGCCAACAGGGCAACACAGCGGCGTCTAGAGCTGATGGAAGGGTCTGttgtcctcttcttctctgtggTCG GGATGTTGGCGGAGCAGTTTGCGGCGCAGGGTCCTAGGCTCCACCTGTACGACTACACGGAGAAGCACTGGGAGTGCCTGATGAACTGGCAGCACGCCACCATGTACCTGTTCTTCGGGCTGGCGGCGGCCATGTCTCTGGTCGTGCACGGCACAGGGGCCGCCCCCGTGGCGCTGGACAGGATGATGCTGGCCCTGGCGTTCTTCACCGAGG gaTTCCTCTTCCTGTACCACCTCCATGGCAGGTCGATGCTGGACGTCCACGTCCACCAGCTGTTGCTCTACGCCATCTTTGGCTCGGCCCTCACGGCCTTCCTGGAGGTCTTCCACCGAGGGAACATCCTTCTGGAGCTCCTGCGATGCAGCCTGACCCTGCTACAGGGGAGCTGGTTCTGGCag ATTGGATTTGTGCTGTATCCTCCCAACGGACCTGAGTGGGACCTGAAGGATCACAGCAACATGATGTTCATCACCATGTGCTACTGCTGGCACCTGGCCTTTGCCCTGCTCACCGTGGGTGTGGTCTACTGCACCGTCAGCTG TGTGGTGGGCTCCAGATTGAAAAGGACTCCACCCATGGAGATGGGACTGCTGAAGCCCAAGGAAAGAGACCCAGAATCAGAGGAGGAGATTCTATAA
- the tomm70a gene encoding mitochondrial import receptor subunit TOM70 has protein sequence MMAASKPVEPQSGSGLPRWQLALLVGTPIVLGVGAVYLWNRSRTKDSQGKRNGERKTPEGSASPVQGQDGAANRASPEVENMSPLDRAQGAKNKGNKYFKAGKYEQAIQCYTEAIALCPGEQKADLSTFYQNRAAAYEQQMKWTEVVQDCTHAVELNPRYIKALFRRAKALERLDNRKECLEDVTAVCILEAFQNQQSMLLADKVLKLLGKEKAKDKYKNREPLMPSPQFIKSYFSSFTDDIISQPLQKGEKKDEDKDNEGEAAEVTESSGYLKAKQYMEEENYDKIISECTKEVESGGRYTAEALLLRATFYLLIGNSNAAQPDLDTVINMQDANVKLRANALIKRGSMYMQQQQPLLSTQDFNMAAEIDTRNADVYHHRGQLKILLDQVEEAVGDFDECIILRPDSALAQAQKCFALYRQAYTGNNPSQVQTAMDGFEDVIRRFPRCAEGYALYAQALTDQQQFGKADEMYDKCIDLEPDNATTYVHKGLLQLQWKQDLDLGLDLISKAIEIDNKCDFAYETMGTIEVQRGNLDKAIDMFNKAINLAKSEMEMAHLYSLCDAAYAQTEVARKYGLKPPTL, from the exons ATGATGGCCGCGTCAAAGCCTGTCGAGCCGCAGTCTGGGAGTGGTTTACCCCGCTGGCAGCTGGCACTGTTGGTAGGGACCCCAATAGTTCTCGGGGTAGGTGCCGTGTACCTATGGAACCGTAGTCGGACGAAGGACAGCCAGGGAAAACGAAATGGGGAAAGGAAAACACCAGAAGGCAGCGCAAGCCCTGTCCAGGGCCAAGACGGCGCAGCTAATCGGGCGAGTCCAGAGGTGGAAAACATG AGTCCTCTAGACCGTGCACAGGGAGCGAAGAACAAGGGCAACAAGTACTTCAAGGCGGGCAAGTATGAGCAGGCCATCCAGTGTTACACGGAGGCCATTGCCCTCTGTCCTGGTGAGCAGAAGGCAGACCTGTCCACCTTCTACCAGAACAGAGCTGCAGCCTATGAACAGCAG ATGAAGTGGACTGAAGTGGTACAGGACTGCACTCATGCTGTGGAGTTAAACCCACGCTACATCAAGGCCCTTTTCAGGAGGGCTAAAGCCCTGGAAAGACTGGACAACAGGAAGGAGTGTCTGGAAG ATGTCACAGCAGTGTGCATTCTTGAGGCCTTCCAGAACCAGCAGAGTATGCTGCTAGCAGACAAGGTGTTGAAGTTGCTGGGGAAGGAGAAAGCCAAAGACAAATACAAG AACCGTGAGCCCCTGATGCCGTCTCCTCAGTTCATCAAGTCCTACTTCAGCTCCTTCACCGATGACATCATCTCCCAGCCCCTGCAAAAGGGCGAGAAGAAGGAcgaggacaaggacaacgagggCGAGGCGGCAGAGGTCACCGAGAG CTCTGGCTACCTGAAGGCCAAGCAgtacatggaggaggagaactATGACAAGATCATTAGCGAATGCACCAAGGAGGTGGAGTCTGGCGGCAGGTACACAGCCGAGGCCCTGTTACTGCGCGCCACCTTCTACCTGCTGATAGGCAACTCCAACGCTGCCCAGCCTGACCTGGACACGGTCATCAACATGCAGGACGCCAATGTCAAG CTGCGGGCCAACGCCTTGATCAAGCGTGGGAGCATGTacatgcagcagcagcagcctcttCTGTCCACTCAGGACTTCAACATGGCCGCCGAGATCGACACGCGCAACGCTGATGTGTACCACCACAGGGGACAG CTGAAGATCCTGCTGGATCAGGTGGAGGAGGCGGTGGGGGACTTTGACGAGTGCATCATTCTGAGGCCGGACTCTGCCCTGGCCCAGGCACAGAAGTGCTTCGCTCTG TACAGACAAGCCTACACTGGGAACAACCCCTCCCAGGTTCAGACGGCCATGGACGGCTTTGAGGATGTCATCCGGAGGTTTCCCAGATGTGCAGAGGGCTACGCTCTGTATGCACAG GCCCTGACCGACCAGCAGCAGTTTGGCAAAGCCGACGAGATGTACGACAAGTGTATCGATCTGGAACCAGATAACGCTACGACATATGTCCACAAGGG GCTGTTGCAGCTGCAGTGGAAACAGGATCTCGACCTGGGCCTGGATCTCATCAGCAAGGCCATCGAGATCGACAACAAATGTGACTTTGCCTACGAAACCATGGGAACCATCGAGGTTCAAAG AGGCAACCTGGACAAGGCGATAGACATGTTCAACAAGGCTATTAACCTGGCCAAGTCTGAGATGGAGATGGCTCACCTTTACTCACTGTGTGATGCGGCTTACGCCCAGACCGAAGTGGCCAGGAAGTACGGGCTGAAACCTCCCACGCTGTAA